A section of the Centropristis striata isolate RG_2023a ecotype Rhode Island chromosome 7, C.striata_1.0, whole genome shotgun sequence genome encodes:
- the LOC131974543 gene encoding mothers against decapentaplegic homolog 4 isoform X2 — translation MSITNTPTSNDACLSIVHSLMCHRQGGESETFAKRAIESLVKKLKEKKDELDSLITAITTNGAHPSKCVTIQRTLDGRLQVAGRKGFPHVIYARLWRWPDLHKNELKHVKYCQFAFDLKCDNVCVNPYHYERVVSPGIDLSGLTLTSSGPSSALMVKDEYDFDAPQSLPSIDGGHSIQTIQHPPSAGRPAPSESFAAPNLLPPAEASTSASTSSFPAISAGSGSASSTWSRNSSFTPNIPHHTNGHLQHHPPMPHPTHYWSVHNELAFQPPISNHPAPDYWCSIAYFEMDVQVGETFKVPSSCPIVTVDGYVDPSGGDRFCLGQLSNVHRTEAIERAR, via the exons ATGTCCATCACCAACACACCTACCAGCAATGATGCCTGTCTGAGCATCGTGCACAGCCTGATGTGTCACAGACAGGGTGGTGAGAGTGAGACGTTTGCCAAACGGGCCATTGAGAGCCTGGTGAAAAAGCTGAAGGAGAAAAAAGATGAGCTCGACTCCCTCATCACAGCTATCACCACCAATGGAGCCCATCCCAGCAAGTGTGTGACCATTCAGAGGACACTGGATGGACGGCTGCAG GTGGCTGGACGTAAAGGGTTCCCTCATGTGATCTACGCTCGGCTGTGGCGGTGGCCTGACCTGCATAAGAATGAACTGAAGCACGTCAAATACTGCCAGTTTGCCTTTGACCTAAAGTGTGACAATGTGTGTGTCAACCCCTATCACTATGAGAGAGTGGTGTCTCCTGGCATAG ACTTATCAGGACTGACACTGACCAGTTCTGGGCCCAGCTCTGCACTGATGGTAAAGGATGAGTACGATTTTGATGCACCACAGAGTCTGCCTTCCATTGACGGAGGGCACTCCATCCAGACCATCCAGCACCCCCCATCCGCCGGCCGCCCGGCCCCCTCTGAATCATTTGCAGCCCCAAACCTGCTCCCACCTGCTGAGGCATCCACCTCTGCGTCAACATCATCCTTCCCTGCCATTTCAGCTGGATCAGGCA GTGCCAGCTCAACCTGGTCAAGGAACAGCAGCTTCACCCCCAACATACCCCACCACACCAACGGCCATCTACAGCACCACCCTCCTATGCCACATCCGACACACTACT gGTCGGTGCATAATGAGCTCGCCTTCCAGCCTCCTATATCCAATCATCCAG CCCCTGACTACTGGTGCTCCATTGCCTATTTTGAGATGGACGTACAAGTCGGGGAGACGTTTAAGGTTCCCTCTTCTTGCCCCATTGTGACAGTGGACGGCTATGTCGACCCCTCAGGGGGAGACCGGTTCTGTTTGGGCCAGCTCAGCAATGTACACCGCACTGAGGCTATTGAGAGAGCAAGGTAG
- the LOC131974543 gene encoding mothers against decapentaplegic homolog 4 isoform X1, whose product MSITNTPTSNDACLSIVHSLMCHRQGGESETFAKRAIESLVKKLKEKKDELDSLITAITTNGAHPSKCVTIQRTLDGRLQVAGRKGFPHVIYARLWRWPDLHKNELKHVKYCQFAFDLKCDNVCVNPYHYERVVSPGIDLSGLTLTSSGPSSALMVKDEYDFDAPQSLPSIDGGHSIQTIQHPPSAGRPAPSESFAAPNLLPPAEASTSASTSSFPAISAGSGSASSTWSRNSSFTPNIPHHTNGHLQHHPPMPHPTHYWSVHNELAFQPPISNHPAPDYWCSIAYFEMDVQVGETFKVPSSCPIVTVDGYVDPSGGDRFCLGQLSNVHRTEAIERARLHIGKGVQLECKGEGDVWVRCLSDHAVFVQSYYLDREAGRAPGDAVHKIYPSAYIKVFDLRQCHRQMQQQAATAQAAAAAQAAAVAGNIPGPGSVGGIAPAISLSAAAGIGVDDLRRLCILRMSFVKGWGPDYPRQSIKETPCWIEIHLHRALQLLDEVLHTMPIADPQPLD is encoded by the exons ATGTCCATCACCAACACACCTACCAGCAATGATGCCTGTCTGAGCATCGTGCACAGCCTGATGTGTCACAGACAGGGTGGTGAGAGTGAGACGTTTGCCAAACGGGCCATTGAGAGCCTGGTGAAAAAGCTGAAGGAGAAAAAAGATGAGCTCGACTCCCTCATCACAGCTATCACCACCAATGGAGCCCATCCCAGCAAGTGTGTGACCATTCAGAGGACACTGGATGGACGGCTGCAG GTGGCTGGACGTAAAGGGTTCCCTCATGTGATCTACGCTCGGCTGTGGCGGTGGCCTGACCTGCATAAGAATGAACTGAAGCACGTCAAATACTGCCAGTTTGCCTTTGACCTAAAGTGTGACAATGTGTGTGTCAACCCCTATCACTATGAGAGAGTGGTGTCTCCTGGCATAG ACTTATCAGGACTGACACTGACCAGTTCTGGGCCCAGCTCTGCACTGATGGTAAAGGATGAGTACGATTTTGATGCACCACAGAGTCTGCCTTCCATTGACGGAGGGCACTCCATCCAGACCATCCAGCACCCCCCATCCGCCGGCCGCCCGGCCCCCTCTGAATCATTTGCAGCCCCAAACCTGCTCCCACCTGCTGAGGCATCCACCTCTGCGTCAACATCATCCTTCCCTGCCATTTCAGCTGGATCAGGCA GTGCCAGCTCAACCTGGTCAAGGAACAGCAGCTTCACCCCCAACATACCCCACCACACCAACGGCCATCTACAGCACCACCCTCCTATGCCACATCCGACACACTACT gGTCGGTGCATAATGAGCTCGCCTTCCAGCCTCCTATATCCAATCATCCAG CCCCTGACTACTGGTGCTCCATTGCCTATTTTGAGATGGACGTACAAGTCGGGGAGACGTTTAAGGTTCCCTCTTCTTGCCCCATTGTGACAGTGGACGGCTATGTCGACCCCTCAGGGGGAGACCGGTTCTGTTTGGGCCAGCTCAGCAATGTACACCGCACTGAGGCTATTGAGAGAGCAAG GCTTCACATTGGCAAAGGGGTTCAGCTGGAGTGTAAGGGTGAGGGAGATGTGTGGGTGCGATGCCTCAGTGACCACGCCGTGTTTGTTCAGAGTTACTACCTGGACAGAGAGGCAGGCCGAGCCCCAGGAGACGCTGTTCACAAGATCTACCCCAGCGCTTACATCAAG GTGTTCGACCTCCGTCAGTGCCACagacagatgcagcagcaggcTGCGACAGCTCAAGCAGCAGCTGCTGCCCAAGCAGCCGCTGTGGCTGGAAACATACCTGGACCTGGATCAGTTGGAGGAATAGCTCCAGCCATTA GTCTTTCAGCAGCAGCTGGTATCGGGGTGGACGACCTCCGGAGGCTGTGTATTCTCAGGATGAGTTTTGTTAAGGGCTGGGGGCCCGACTACCCCCGCCAGAGCATCAAGGAGACCCCCTGCTGGATCGAGATCCACCTGCACAGAGCTCTACAGTTACTGGATGAGGTTCTGCACACTATGCCTATAGCAGACCCACAACCTCTGGACTGA